tgccacagtAACAGCCGCTCTGAAAACGGGAAGGATGTTGGGATCTGTAGCTCAGCTGGCTTTCCCTGTGCCCCACCAGCTCAGCTCGGTACCTGCCCCAGATCCCGTGCATCCGCGGGAAGACTCTGCGCTGCCGTGAGCCCagagctgcagggacagagggcCTGCAGCCCCGGTTAGCTGTGGTCACAGCACAGCCGAAACCATTGCAGCCCCTCAGCATCCCAGCTCCAGAGCCCTGAAACACACAGTTACTGCTGGTACCAGTGTCTCACTCTgctaaagcaaacaggaaaacctAAACCTTTGGTCATGGCAATGAAGTCCTAAATGTAACGGAGATGGggcagtggcttctgctgaacagAAGCTGTCCTGTGGTTCTGCTTATGCTGGATGAACCCTTATCTCTGTGTCGAGGAGTATTTTCTCTCTGAAAGGAACTGCACTCTTCAGACAGGTTCAGAGAACTCACTGCCTTTGAATTTCCCTCGAAACCTGTTTGAACCTCACGCGGTGGAAGTGGGGGTGACGGGAATAGCTTAGCCCGGCAGCGCTGATTTGAGCATGAGCACGTGCTGAGCTGCGCGAAATAACGAGAGGGGCAGCGGTGCTGTCGGGTGAGTGAGGCTGAAGAGGCTGAAGAGGCTGTCTGAGCTGCCCGTCACAGCTGACATTCTCGTGGTAAGAGCTGTGAAGTCTCTCGCCCTTCCGTCGTGTCTGGCAAGGCCCGGGATAACTGTTTGCCCCAGCAATGCTGCTTTCCCTGGAGTGGGGTTTGTTGCCTCAGCCACCGGGTACAGCCCGTTGTCACGGGCACGATTGTGATGAGGTTCTAGAGATTCCAGGCACGGAAGGAGCGTGTCAGAGCAAGTGTGAAGCCGTGGAGGACAGCTGGTTGTCCTCAGCTCTCCCAAAAGCTGAACACTTGACTGGGATACAAGAGTTGGAGCAGTTCCTAGCGATAACTGAACCAGCAGGGAACTGGGAAGTGCTCATCGGATAGCTGAGAGTGACTTGGCAAATAGGACTGAAGAAAAGGGAATGTCTGGGAGCTTAAAATCTGCAGAGGGGAAGCGCAAGGCCTGTGACCTGGACAGAGAATGGATGGGCTTTTGCTCAGCTTTTggggaggaggaagtggaggaagAATTTGAACCACCTACAATGTCCTTCGAGTCGTACCTCACCTACGACCAgccccagaaaaagaaaaagaaaagcaaagcggTCAAACCCTCCATGTCAGCTGGGGTGAAACCCAAAGGGCACGGCAAAGACCGTGGATCCAAAGCCAGTGCCAACAGCTCAGGCTCAAGTCAAAAAACACCAAGCCACAAGCGAGCAACCAAgaacaaagcagaggagaaactCCCAGAGTCTCCTAAACCAAAGCGGGTAAGGGTTGGAGGGCTCTGAAAGCGAACCAAGCAGGTGGGATCGGCTGCTCTCGGTCCTCTGCCCTCTGGGCTTCCTGGTTCTGCCCTTGGAGGTGCTGGGCTGTGTTGTGCCTCTGGGTGGGCTTGCGGTGTCTCGCTGGTGTCCAGCTCCGTGACTCCTGGTTCCTGCTGGGAGACAGCGTGCGTTGCCCGTGCCCTGTGCCGCAGGCGTTGCTGTGTGCTGTTcgagtggagctgctggagcagtgggtggcgagggaggggagaaaagaaacgCAAAGGGCAAAGCCCTGCTCATTAAAAATGGGGAGACAGAGCCACAGTCCTGTGGCAGAAGTGCAGCCTCCCCGCGAGGCTCGCTCTGCCGCAAGCTGAGCAGCAGCGAGTGGCTTattcacaaaaccaaaccaaacgcaGCTGCGTGCTGGCTGCACGCTGGCAGGATGCAGCACTCTGCTCTGTCGCTGGCTCACTTGCACGTACGTCCTCTGCTTCCAGATACTTTTAGATGTGGTACCATCGTTACCGGACATCCCACTGCCCCCAATCCAGGCCAATTACCGCCCTCTTCCTTCAGTCCAGTGCATCGCCTGCTCCCAGACAAAAAGGAAAGGTACGTTGGGCAGGAAAATCGGTGTGAATCGGGCTGCAGCCACTGTGGGAGGGAGTGGGAGCGGGTGCTGGCTGGGTTCAGGCCTTTCTGTTGGGTCTGTTCTGCCTCTGGTGCTCGGAGCCTGGGTTTCAGAACAAGGTAGCTGCTTTCCCCcgagctgcagcagaagggaggaggattccttgctgaccctgcttgaggCTTGGGCTTTGGACTTGCCCTTCCTGAGGCGGGTTGCAGGTCTCCTGGAGAAGACTTGGGCCTCTAGGTTGGCTCTGGGGGACTCGAATGTGTATCCTGTGTCACTCCCAGGGTGGGCTCTTCTTTTCCCTGTTCGCTTTGACGCCAGGGCTTTCTCTTTACAGCAGCGTCTTCGCCAGCTGGAGACAGCGAAGCAGGTTTTACAGGCTGCCGCGTGACTTAAAGAACAAAAGTGTATTCTGGCCGTAAACCTGCCTGCCTCCCAGAGACGATGTCTCCATATGAGCAATGGGTCAGAGACCGCAGTCACAACATTGACTGTAAGTgcctctcctcctctgtctgCAAGTCACGCTGTCACGCAGATACAGGGACGTCTTGGTGACTTGTTTCTCTGTTTCCCAGCAGTGTCTGGCTTGGAGCAGGTGAACTGTCAGCCCTTGTCAAAGGACAAGCTCCCTAATAGGGGAGCGATCTCACGGAAAGCTCAGGCCCTGCTTAACTTGCAGATATTGGTGCCTGATGACCCCTCGAGCTCTTGCACCCGCAGTTCCTTTCTCCTTGCCCTCGTCTTGCGCAGTGGCGTGCAGCACTGCCGGTTTTTCCCACTGCATTTCAGGGTGTCCAGCCCTTTCCTTGGCGAGGAAGGAGCAGGATAAATACTCTGTGCACCTTGCTTCTCTCTAGCGATCTGTGGAGTGGGtggtgtccccttctctgtgctGGAGCCAGTGTTGGAGAAATGCACCCCGGAGCAGCTGTATCGCATTGAGGAATGCAATCATGTGAGTGCCTGGGCCTGGGCAAGGGAGGGTGACACTGGACTGATGTTCTGTCCTCATCTGCAATAGCAGAGTGGTGAAGAACAAGGCTCTTTACAGCAAGAGGTGGTTTTTGCCAGTCCCGAGTTCCTGGCTTTGCCGTCTGCCCGTCTCTTGCTGCGAGCTGGCCCCTGAGCTGTCTTGCCCTCTGTGCTGTCCCAGTGGCAGTGGCCCTGGCTGGTGCTGAGGGAGAGGGGAGTGAAGGTGTCAGGAGGGATCCCAGCTTCCGTGGGGGTTTGTTTCAGGCCCTCCTTGGGGATACAGACCAACTCTGGCACAAGCACTGTCTGCGCGACTTCAAGTTCGAGAAGCCAGCAGAGTCTGAGTCCTGGTGGGAGATGTACCTGCGACTCCACGAGGCACGAGAGCAGCGGCTGCTCATGTTGGCACGGAACATCAGCTCGGCCAACAAACCCAAAGGTAAAGTAGGGCTGCAGGATCAGAGAGGGGCCTGGGAATGCAGCCTAGAGAACGTCTTTGTGTGGGGAAGGTCTTTTGCAGTGGCTGGCTGAAATCTAGTCCCATTTCAGAGTGGCTCACCTCTCTTCTTCGTGGTGGCCTTTGCTTCATGCCTTAGCAGGCTCTAGATTTCGTCCATAGTGTTGCTGATGCAGACTACACAGAGCCCATGCTGTGACCGCGAGAGGTTCATACCTCAGGGAGGAGGCTGTTGCCCGAGCGTTGGAATGGGTGCCCCGGGGAGAGGTGGTTGGCGCTGGCTGCGAGAAGCCCAGCGCTGAGGAGCCTCCGTTATCATAAGCTGGATCTAAGCAGTGTTTCCCTCTGGCCTCCTAACAGGCAGAGTGGCCAAAATGGCCTTTGTGAACTCAGCACCAAAGCCCCCTCGGGATGTGCGCAGGAGACAGGAGAAGTTTGGAACGGGAGGACCTCTGCTGCCAGAGAAGACCAAGTGAGTGTTTCTCAGTAGCTCTTGGTGCTCAGGGCCTCTTCTGGCGTGGGCTCCTGCCAGCTTTCCCCCGAAGCTCTGCGTCCTGGCAAGAAAGGACGCTGTGTGCCTGGGAGGTCCCTTTGCAGTGAAACTCCCACCTGGCATGGCCTCTGTCTTGCTGGGAAGCGTGGAGCTCCTGCTGGCTGCTGGTTCCCTGTGGTACGAGCCACGCTGCTGTTAACAAACGGGGCTGGTGTCTCGAGAATCGCACCAGAGCTCAGCGACTCCTTTGCTGAGCTGCCCGTCCCATCTCTGTTTCAGGATAAAACCAGTCCTGTACGCACCGAGCAAAAGCCAGGCTCGTGTGAGtgaggagcagtgctgtgatgggCCCAGCACCAGCAGTGCCCGTCCTGTGCCAGCTTCACGGAGCACCTTCTCCTCCTATGACCCCAGGAAACCACCGGTGAAGAGTAAGTACAAACTGCAGAGCATCCCTGAGGTCTGCTAGGGCTCCTCCTTCACAGACACGTgaatctgctgcttctgctgcaagaGAAACCCAGCccgggcaggaggggtgatgttgctggcctctcccctctcctctcctgcctttcCCCTCCCGCTGTCTTGCTCCGTCTGTCCAAGTGTTTGCCAGAATGCGATGGCAGCGCAGCTCctgtggggaggcagcagggagagttTGGGCAGAGCTCTGTGTTCTTGCAGTGCAGAAAGCAGAGCGGGCTCTCCTCGCTCTGTGACCTGAAAGTCCGACCGGCCGTGATCAGAGAGCGCACGCGGACGCCTGCCTTGCGTCTGCTTTGCCGGGGCTGCAGCTTTGGCTTGCTCCCTGCTCTCCCAGTCTGTGACTGCTGCTTTAACGTCTGGGGAGTTCTTGGTTTCATTTGGtttgttctctttctctgttgCAGAAATTGCACCCATGATGGCAAAGTCTGTCAAAGATTTCAAAAACAGGTTCTCCCGGAGATAAGGGTGCAGAGCAGATCTGGGACTCAGCCTCTCGTGGGGAGTGGCACAGAAGGGGTGAAGGTACCCGGCCAGCCCTTTTCTTTGAGCTGTTTGGAGGCTGCAGCTGCGGGGAGAAGCTTTGATCTGCACAAGACGACAGCacagtattttgtcttttatt
The Opisthocomus hoazin isolate bOpiHoa1 chromosome 17, bOpiHoa1.hap1, whole genome shotgun sequence DNA segment above includes these coding regions:
- the LOC142363417 gene encoding LOW QUALITY PROTEIN: elongin-A-like (The sequence of the model RefSeq protein was modified relative to this genomic sequence to represent the inferred CDS: substituted 1 base at 1 genomic stop codon) — its product is MLLSLEWGLLPQPPAESDLANRTEEKGMSGSLKSAEGKRKACDLDREWMGFCSAFGEEEVEEEFEPPTMSFESYLTYDQPQKKKKKSKAVKPSMSAGVKPKGHGKDRGSKASANSSGSSQKTPSHKRATKNKAEEKLPESPKPKRILLDVVPSLPDIPLPPIQANYRPLPSVQCIACSQTKRKAASSPAGDSEAGFTGCRVTXRTKVYSGRKPACLPETMSPYEQWVRDRSHNIDSICGVGGVPFSVLEPVLEKCTPEQLYRIEECNHALLGDTDQLWHKHCLRDFKFEKPAESESWWEMYLRLHEAREQRLLMLARNISSANKPKGRVAKMAFVNSAPKPPRDVRRRQEKFGTGGPLLPEKTKIKPVLYAPSKSQARVSEEQCCDGPSTSSARPVPASRSTFSSYDPRKPPVKKIAPMMAKSVKDFKNRFSRR